In the Quercus lobata isolate SW786 chromosome 5, ValleyOak3.0 Primary Assembly, whole genome shotgun sequence genome, one interval contains:
- the LOC115991832 gene encoding probable histone H2B.3, with translation MAPTKAEKKPAEKKPVAAEKAPAKAEKKISKEGGSDLKKKKKVKKSIETYKIYLFKVLKQVHPDIGISSKAMGIMNSFINDIFEKLAQESSRLARYNKKPTITSREIQTAVRLVLPGELAKHAVSEGTKAVTKFTSS, from the coding sequence ATGGCACCCACAAAGGCAGAGAAGAAGCCAGCGGAGAAGAAGCCAGTGGCAGCGGAGAAAGCTCCGGCGAAGGCCGAGAAGAAGATCTCGAAGGAAGGCGGTAgcgatttgaagaagaagaagaaggtcaAGAAGAGCATCGAGACATACAAGATCTACCTCTTCAAGGTTCTCAAACAGGTTCACCCCGATATTGGGATTTCGAGCAAGGCTATGGGGATCATGAACAGCTTCATCAACGATATCTTCGAGAAGCTCGCCCAGGAGTCATCGCGATTGGCTCGGTACAACAAGAAGCCCACGATCACGTCTCGGGAGATTCAGACTGCGGTGCGTTTGGTGTTGCCTGGTGAGTTGGCTAAGCACGCTGTCTCCgaaggaaccaaggctgtcacCAAGTTTACTAGTTCTTGA